Part of the Arthrobacter sp. MMS18-M83 genome is shown below.
CGACCTTGACGAGTTCCGCCATGACGTCTTCGGCCGTGGCGTCGGCCGGAACCTGCGCGAATTCGCGCAGCCAGGAAAGTGGGATACGCACTGTTAGATCTCCATCCCGAAGTGCTCGCTGAAACGTACATCGCCTTCGATCATGTCGCGCATGTCGCCGACCTCGTTGCGGAACATGAGCGTACGCTCGATGCCCATGCCGAAGGCAAAACCTGAATACTCGTCCGGGTCGATGCCCGCAGCGCGCAGGACGTTGGGATTGACCATGCCGCAGCCGCCCCATTCGATCCAACGGGGGCCGCCCTTGGCGCCGGGATGCCAAATGTCCAGCTCCGCCGACGGCTCCGTGAACGGGAAGTAGTTGGGCCGCAGGCGAATTTGCGCCTCGTCACCGAACATTTGCCGTGCGAAGTGCTCCAAAGTGCCGCGGAGGTCCGCCATGCTCAGTTTCTTGTCGATGGCCAGGCCCTCGAACTGATGGAACACGGGCGTGTGGGTGGCATCGAGTTCGTCGGTGCGGAATACCTTGCCCGGGCACAGCACGTAGATGGGCACGTCGCGCTCCAGCATGGAACGGACTTGCACCGGGGAGGTGTGCGTGCGCATGAGCAGGTGCGCCTCGGGAGGTTCAACGAAGAAGGTGTCCTGCATTTCGCGGGCAGGGTGGTCCGGCTTGAAGTTGAGGGCGTCGAAGTTGAACCACTCGGATTCAACCTCCGGGCCTTCGGCGATTTCCCAGCCCATGCCGACGAAAATGTCCGCCACGCGATCCTGAAGCGTGGACAGGGGGTGGCGGGCACCGGCGCGGCGTCGCCTCGGTGCTGCCGTGACGTCGACGGTTTCCTCCACGAGGATACGGGCGTCGTTTTCGGCTTCGAGCACAGCGGTCCGTGCTGCGAGCGCCTGGTTGACGCGGCCGCGCGAGGAGCCCATGAGCTTGCCCGCAGCGGCCTTCTGCTCCTTGGCCAGACCACCGATTTCACGGTTGGCAAGGCTCAAAGGCGACTTCTCGCCGGTGTGCGCCAAGCGGACGGCCTTGAGTTCTTCGAGGGAGGATGCAGCGGCAATCGCGGCGACTGCTTCCTCAACGGCAGCGGTGATGGCGGCTTCATCCAGAGGGTTCGGGATGGCAGCGCCCGGCAAAGTGTCAGTCATCTACTGTTCTTAGCTACGAGTCGGAAATGGTCTTCACCCGGCGGGGCCATGGCAAAGGCAGGAGCAATGCTCGCCGGAAGCGTCCGGCGGGCACTAACTCCCAGTCTAGTTGAAGGCTTCGGCCCGGATTTAACCCGTGACGCCGTCCGGACGCCCGGGACTAGCATGGCCTCATGACACCGGTCCGCACCATAACTGTCACCGGGGAGGGAACGGCCGAAGCCGTTCCCGACCTTCTCACGCTGACGCTCGCCGTCGAGGTCAGGCGTGATGCCGCCGGAGAGGCCTATGACGACGCCGGAGAGGTGACCTCGGCGGTGATTGATGCCTTGCGCGGGCACGGGGTGG
Proteins encoded:
- the pheS gene encoding phenylalanine--tRNA ligase subunit alpha, with amino-acid sequence MTDTLPGAAIPNPLDEAAITAAVEEAVAAIAAASSLEELKAVRLAHTGEKSPLSLANREIGGLAKEQKAAAGKLMGSSRGRVNQALAARTAVLEAENDARILVEETVDVTAAPRRRRAGARHPLSTLQDRVADIFVGMGWEIAEGPEVESEWFNFDALNFKPDHPAREMQDTFFVEPPEAHLLMRTHTSPVQVRSMLERDVPIYVLCPGKVFRTDELDATHTPVFHQFEGLAIDKKLSMADLRGTLEHFARQMFGDEAQIRLRPNYFPFTEPSAELDIWHPGAKGGPRWIEWGGCGMVNPNVLRAAGIDPDEYSGFAFGMGIERTLMFRNEVGDMRDMIEGDVRFSEHFGMEI